From the Cryptomeria japonica chromosome 2, Sugi_1.0, whole genome shotgun sequence genome, one window contains:
- the LOC131047128 gene encoding uncharacterized protein LOC131047128 — translation MAKSIFRVKVVSAEALSSFKTEGSSLPSLTCLKSFSDSAQKVELAMEKGVDEEPQQRKSGDRQGVAWMRDPVSGNFIPEDHFGEVDIAEHREDVLKRHSLSKLKRPA, via the exons ATGGCCAAATCAATATTCAGAGTGAAAGTTGTATCTGCTGAAGCTTTGTCCTCCTTCAAGACTGAGGGCAGTAGTCTGCCTAGTTTAACGTG CCTGAAAAGTTTCAGTGATTCTGCACAAAAAGTTGAGCTGGCGATGGAAAAGGGCGTTGATGAAGAGCCACAGCAAAGGAAGAGTGGAGATAGACAAGGAGTAGCATGGATGCGTGACCCAGTGAGTGGCAATTTTATTCCAGAAGACCATTTTGGTGAAGTTGACATTGCTGAACATAGAGAGGACGTTCTGAAGCGTCATTCTCTCTCCAAACTCAAACGCCCTGCTTAA